The following nucleotide sequence is from Puntigrus tetrazona isolate hp1 chromosome 12, ASM1883169v1, whole genome shotgun sequence.
GCTAGTATAGCAACCTTGTTAATACAAATCAGttgttgatgaatcagaaataattaagaaaatgaaatgctgcACATTACTCTAATAGGCTTAcactaacaaaaaataataatctttccTATATTACTAATTATTTGTTTCTCAATGTATGACTTAAATTTGTAATCATctcatattttcatgttttcgtAGCATATTTCTTCAATAAACACTGGCCTGTTGAAGACCCAAGCATGAGTATTATCCAAGACAAACTAGGCAATGAGTTTTTACGGAACGGAGGCATGGACCCCAATTTTCCTCCCAGCATGATTATGTTCAGCCATTTACCTCCAGTGACCAGCTTCACGCGTCTGACTTCACAAGGTTCCATGTCAGATCTGCCCCAAGAGATGATCCTGAAGAAGGAGCGCGACTCTCCTGATCACGGTGGTGGCTTTCTCCACAGCATGGGCATAAAACAGGAAAAGCTCAGCGAGTTGGATTACCGCCTTCCAATGTATGCAACAGGAACCGGAACAGCAGGAGGAAAAAACACTGATATGCTGGACATGTCGCTTGGCAACCACCAGAATATGCTTTTGCATGACCTAAGCCTTAGCAACGTAAGTCTAGATAATAAACAAGATGGTTAGATACACTGAGTTCTAATGTTGTACTATACTggctttatgtttttgtttcatgccatttttctatgttttattagCAGTTCTCTGGAAGACTGGGGAAAGACCCGAAAGAACCTGGGCCTAGAAGAGGGAGGAGAGCAAATGGAGAGGGACCAGATGGCAAAGCCAGAAGGAAACAAGGAGATTCTGCAAAGGTATGTATAGGCTACTCTTTTATCAGTCACTATGTCCTTTAAAACTGTCATAGTTCATAGAATTTTGAACATTGAAATACAAACATTGTGATGTAGCGGttacatgtttaatgttttgtgtgtaatCTTTTGTATATATTACACGCAACCACGAGAAAGGCAACAAAATTGCAGCACTTCAGTTCTTATCAAAAAAACTACAGTTAAAGAGCACGATTCTCAGTGTATCgggctttgtttgttttaatggaaGCATTATATAACGTTGCGTGTGGTGTGGAGATGGGATGTTAGCAATAGCTCTTTCATCTGCATGCTATTGTTGGCTGGCCCATTCGTCACATAGttcaataaaacacttaattttgagtttaagtttttaattttctatataGTGTATAATTATTGATGGTGTATGCCAATAACAGGCATGTAGTTGTCTACAGAAGTGTTTATCaacttttatttcaacattaatCTAAGACATCTCCGATATATGGAGATGTcaaatatgtatacacacacacacatgcatgtgtgtatgaatgggctaaaaaaagtgttattccgtttattactaataatacatGTAGGGTATTTAATGTCTTTGTGTACTTGCTGTTATAGTCACTCATGCTAGATGGTGATGCTGGGCCTCTCTCTCCCAACTCTAAACCGCATATATGTGAGCACTGCAATGCAGCCTTCCGCAGTTCATATCATCTGCGGAGACATGTGCTTATTCACACAGGTGAGCAGCTTTTACTGTTAACTCTACTAGAGCAGAGAGATTCAGATTCAAACAGTAATCATGGGATGTTTCTAGTGATATGGAGAAATGATTTTGCCTTTTATTGTACAGGTGAGAGGCCATTCAGGTGCAGTCAGTGTAATATGAGCTTCATACAGAAGTATTTGCTACAACGGCATGAGAAAATTCACAGTGGTAAGTGTTTACTTTTGTCATAAAACTTGCACGTGTTGAGGTGGCACTGagatttacttattatttattttaatagggGAGAAACCGTTCAGCTGTGACCAGTGCAACATGCGCTTCATACAAAAGTACCACATGGAGAGACACAAAAGGACACACAGTGGAGAAAAGCCATATAAATGTGACACCTGTCTACAGGTGAGTCTagcagattatatatatatatatatatatatatatatatatatatatatatatatatatatatatatatatatatatatatatatatataatatatatatatatatatatatatatatatatatatatatatatatatatatatatatatatatatatatatatatatatatatatatatatatatatatatgcagagaGGTAGTAGTAATGAAAATGGATTttgaaatgtgtaatatttgGGTTAGTGACAAACAAGAGTGCTCCTAATAAACAAATGGAAAACATGTGGAGttaagctaataataataatgtaatttcattAGCTGCTAGGGATACATAGCTTGGAAGAATAACAATAAGTGCAGTGGACAGTGTTTGATTatgacagtaaataaaaatataagaattaCCAGTTTGCATTTGTGATAttagttgtcttttttttttttttttttttttggtatctTAAATGACTGGAAGTGGATGACACTGCTAAATGGCTAAAGTAAAATGGCTGTGTCCActcttacattaaaaataaagtttaaaattgaGCCTCAAAGATGGCTAACTAAATCTGAGTCAATGTCTGGAGGATGGAAGAGATGAGAAAATGAAGAAGCATCCGTTTGAGTATTGAGAACAACCCAATGTACTCTTTAACAAGTTCACTGATCTGAACAAAATAATGAGTATCACTAATGCTATTTATTTGCCTGTAGTATTTTTCACGGACGGATCGATTACTGAAGCACAAGAGAACCTGTGGAGAAGCCATAAAGAAAGGTCTGGACCCAGGGATGCTGGACCTTGGAGATGATGAGGACATGGGTCAAGGCAGCTACCTACTCACTCAGGGAAACACTAGTGCCCCATCGCGCAAGAGGGGCAAGTCTAAAAGTAGCAATGATGGTGGAGAGCGACGAAGAAAGAAAGGAGCGGTGGGAGGAGGAGTGCACATGGCACAAGGACTTGGCCCACAAGACTATGCCTTGAACGTCCCGAGTGGGTCAGGGGCATCTTCTTCCGTGGCTCTGGATGAGACAAGCATAGACAACCAGCATGGACGCACACCCAAGCTTGTCTTTAAGAAAGGTGGTCGCAAGGGAAATGACAAGGGTGCAGTTTCTATGGAGGAGGTTAGTCATGAGCAGAAGCTGCTGACACAGAAGCCCGGTTCTATGGACATGTCTGGAGCTGGAAATATGGATGGTCTTAGCCTCCTCCAAACATCCAATGGACCCAAACAAGGAGGAACCAGCAGCAATTATGATGATGCCATGCAGTTTTTGAAAAAGAGACGGTACCTGCATGCTGCTAACAGCGCAGCAGACTTCAGCTCCGTCCACATTCCGCAGCCTACAGTAATCCAGGGTGGCATTGGAGAACCTACATTGGCCTTGCTTGACACCTCTCCTTTGGTAAGCGTCGACAAGCATGACAAATCCGGGATCCCAGATGAGGTGTTGCAAAGCCTGCTGGACCACTACAGCCATAAATCTGATGGCTCTCACCATGATGTGACATTCGATCTGCAAGATTCACACCATGTGGGATTGCATCCAGCTTCTACCACCTCTGAATTGGGTCAGGATGAGGGATCTCCTGGCTCTGGAGACAAGAATGGGGTGATGAACGAGTACTCCAAGTTCTTGCTCCAGACCCTGGAGAGAACCAGCCATAGCAGCAACTTTATTTTGGGCCCATCTGGACCCTACCCAAGCCTGTTGTCATCTAGCAGCAGCCCTGCTAGCACACTTTTCCCAGACAAAAACATCTACACCACCTCACCACTGGAGTGTGGATTTGGACAGCCTGTTTCCTCCCCTCTTGCACCTTCCTCCTCAACATCCCTAAGCAAGTCCCATTTTGGGATGTTGGTAGGTTCTCCGTCGCCTTCCCATGCCTCACCATCCTCTCAACAGGCCTTTCATCTCAGTAGTCTTGAGCCTGCCCCTCACCAGCAGCTTACCCCATCTCAAGAGCTCACCGACCAGCTGGAGAAGCAGCACTCACCGTCATACCCTCTTGCAACTCAGGAGTTGACCAATGGTGGCCAGAAAGACCAGCAGTCCAAGAACAGTGGCTCTTCggtcaacagcagcagcaacaatgGAAACGGCACCGGTGGTGGCTCGTCTAATGGCTCCGTCTACCCTGACCTCACTGCCCTGGAGCCATCTAAGGAAGTGGACTTGCGTTCCACTTACC
It contains:
- the znf281b gene encoding zinc finger protein 281b isoform X2 — translated: MSIIQDKLGNEFLRNGGMDPNFPPSMIMFSHLPPVTSFTRLTSQGSMSDLPQEMILKKERDSPDHGGGFLHSMGIKQEKLSELDYRLPMYATGTGTAGGKNTDMLDMSLGNHQNMLLHDLSLSNFSGRLGKDPKEPGPRRGRRANGEGPDGKARRKQGDSAKSLMLDGDAGPLSPNSKPHICEHCNAAFRSSYHLRRHVLIHTGERPFRCSQCNMSFIQKYLLQRHEKIHSGEKPFSCDQCNMRFIQKYHMERHKRTHSGEKPYKCDTCLQYFSRTDRLLKHKRTCGEAIKKGLDPGMLDLGDDEDMGQGSYLLTQGNTSAPSRKRGKSKSSNDGGERRRKKGAVGGGVHMAQGLGPQDYALNVPSGSGASSSVALDETSIDNQHGRTPKLVFKKGGRKGNDKGAVSMEEVSHEQKLLTQKPGSMDMSGAGNMDGLSLLQTSNGPKQGGTSSNYDDAMQFLKKRRYLHAANSAADFSSVHIPQPTVIQGGIGEPTLALLDTSPLVSVDKHDKSGIPDEVLQSLLDHYSHKSDGSHHDVTFDLQDSHHVGLHPASTTSELGQDEGSPGSGDKNGVMNEYSKFLLQTLERTSHSSNFILGPSGPYPSLLSSSSSPASTLFPDKNIYTTSPLECGFGQPVSSPLAPSSSTSLSKSHFGMLVGSPSPSHASPSSQQAFHLSSLEPAPHQQLTPSQELTDQLEKQHSPSYPLATQELTNGGQKDQQSKNSGSSVNSSSNNGNGTGGGSSNGSVYPDLTALEPSKEVDLRSTYQIENFAQAFGSQFKSGRQTPLGYGGDPRVGVTEVDHRIQRTPVSEFSGYTSLLADVNEPASSGSKTPTSQSYR
- the znf281b gene encoding zinc finger protein 281b isoform X1; amino-acid sequence: MSIIQDKLGNEFLRNGGMDPNFPPSMIMFSHLPPVTSFTRLTSQGSMSDLPQEMILKKERDSPDHGGGFLHSMGIKQEKLSELDYRLPMYATGTGTAGGKNTDMLDMSLGNHQNMLLHDLSLSNQFSGRLGKDPKEPGPRRGRRANGEGPDGKARRKQGDSAKSLMLDGDAGPLSPNSKPHICEHCNAAFRSSYHLRRHVLIHTGERPFRCSQCNMSFIQKYLLQRHEKIHSGEKPFSCDQCNMRFIQKYHMERHKRTHSGEKPYKCDTCLQYFSRTDRLLKHKRTCGEAIKKGLDPGMLDLGDDEDMGQGSYLLTQGNTSAPSRKRGKSKSSNDGGERRRKKGAVGGGVHMAQGLGPQDYALNVPSGSGASSSVALDETSIDNQHGRTPKLVFKKGGRKGNDKGAVSMEEVSHEQKLLTQKPGSMDMSGAGNMDGLSLLQTSNGPKQGGTSSNYDDAMQFLKKRRYLHAANSAADFSSVHIPQPTVIQGGIGEPTLALLDTSPLVSVDKHDKSGIPDEVLQSLLDHYSHKSDGSHHDVTFDLQDSHHVGLHPASTTSELGQDEGSPGSGDKNGVMNEYSKFLLQTLERTSHSSNFILGPSGPYPSLLSSSSSPASTLFPDKNIYTTSPLECGFGQPVSSPLAPSSSTSLSKSHFGMLVGSPSPSHASPSSQQAFHLSSLEPAPHQQLTPSQELTDQLEKQHSPSYPLATQELTNGGQKDQQSKNSGSSVNSSSNNGNGTGGGSSNGSVYPDLTALEPSKEVDLRSTYQIENFAQAFGSQFKSGRQTPLGYGGDPRVGVTEVDHRIQRTPVSEFSGYTSLLADVNEPASSGSKTPTSQSYR